One segment of Shewanella piezotolerans WP3 DNA contains the following:
- the lolA gene encoding outer membrane lipoprotein chaperone LolA, whose amino-acid sequence MNKLIAIAIVSLPLLTHFSAQADASEQLKVKLAEIDNLKANFSQTVTDINDKVIQTGEGVFALAQPNQFYWHLTAPDESLIVADGTDVWIYNPFNEEVSVMDVNQAISASPIALLVHDDAKTWAQYQVTNTDQCFAISPIDKDAGVSEVEVCFNETTLTEMVLKDQQGNTSSFLLSEQTTLDKSEKNLFKFVVPEDVDIDDQRLKSPN is encoded by the coding sequence ATGAATAAACTGATCGCGATAGCGATTGTAAGCTTGCCTCTTTTAACCCACTTTTCGGCTCAAGCAGATGCGTCAGAGCAGTTAAAAGTTAAGCTTGCTGAAATAGACAACTTAAAGGCCAATTTCAGCCAGACTGTCACAGATATAAACGATAAAGTCATCCAGACTGGCGAAGGTGTTTTTGCACTTGCTCAACCAAACCAATTCTACTGGCACCTTACTGCCCCTGATGAATCTTTGATTGTTGCCGATGGCACCGACGTATGGATCTATAATCCATTTAACGAAGAGGTGTCTGTAATGGATGTGAACCAAGCCATCAGTGCCTCGCCTATCGCTTTACTGGTGCATGATGATGCTAAAACCTGGGCGCAGTACCAAGTGACTAATACCGACCAGTGTTTTGCAATTAGCCCAATCGATAAAGATGCAGGTGTATCAGAAGTTGAAGTTTGTTTTAACGAAACAACCTTAACGGAAATGGTCTTAAAGGATCAGCAGGGTAATACCAGTAGCTTCTTGCTTTCTGAACAGACTACACTGGATAAAAGTGAGAAGAATTTGTTTAAATTTGTCGTTCCTGAAGACGTTGATATTGATGACCAACGTTTAAAGTCACCTAATTAA
- a CDS encoding DNA translocase FtsK translates to MSKANSVKTLSGVQRLLEGSLIICCMIATYILIALSSFNASDPGWSQSNFDGDIQNLTGAVGAWLADVLFYIFGYTAYIIPIIIALTGWLLFKRTHKLLEIDYFSVGLRLIGFLLIVFSLAALGSMNANGLYEFSAGGVAGDVIGQAMLPYFNQLGTTLLLLCFVGAGFTLLTGISWLTVIDMTGFATLWCLKALRELPARLTPEKEETEDTRGFLSVVERFREKRSKEQAEDEYQQDEEHLEVINEQVEPHTESRIEPQLTPSEPLKEPTIQAPWVSENIDELETIDFGSKESTGAVNASKRIKEDKAKIVDGIVILPGQEEQALSAPMDPLPSISLLDVPNRQSNPISQEELEQVGKLVEVKLADFNITAKVVGVFPGPVITRFELELAPGVKASKITNLSKDLARSLLAENVRVVEVIPGKAYVGLELPNKFRETVFMRDVLDCKEFRDNPSHLSMVLGADIGGKPVIVDLGKMPHLLVAGTTGSGKSVGVNVMITSLLYKSGPDDVRFIMIDPKMLELSVYEGIPHLLCEVVTDMKEAANSLRWCVGEMERRYKLMSALGVRNLKGYNAKIKLAKEAGEPIFDPLWKSSDSMEPEAPELDKLPSIVVVVDEFADMMMIVGKKVEELIARIAQKARAAGIHLILATQRPSVDVITGLIKANIPTRMAFQVSSRIDSRTILDQQGAETLLGMGDMLYLPPGTSVPSRVHGAFIDDHEVHKVVADWHARGKPQYIDDILQGSAEGEQVLLPGEASESDEDTDALYDEAVAFVTQTRRGSISSVQRKFKIGYNRAARIIEQMELQGVVSAQGHNGNREVLAPPPPKVFD, encoded by the coding sequence TTGTCTAAGGCAAATAGTGTAAAAACCCTTTCCGGCGTACAAAGGCTATTAGAAGGTAGTCTGATCATATGTTGCATGATTGCAACTTACATACTTATCGCGTTGAGCAGTTTTAATGCATCCGATCCCGGTTGGAGTCAATCCAATTTCGATGGAGACATACAAAATCTAACTGGTGCAGTAGGCGCATGGTTAGCAGATGTTTTGTTTTATATCTTTGGATACACGGCTTATATCATTCCGATCATTATCGCGCTAACCGGCTGGCTGTTATTTAAACGAACCCATAAACTATTAGAGATTGATTATTTTTCAGTCGGTCTTAGGCTAATAGGATTTCTTCTAATTGTATTTAGCTTAGCAGCTCTAGGAAGCATGAATGCCAATGGGTTATATGAATTCTCGGCAGGTGGCGTAGCTGGTGATGTTATTGGCCAAGCGATGCTACCGTACTTCAATCAGTTAGGCACAACCTTACTTTTACTGTGTTTCGTTGGAGCTGGCTTTACCTTACTTACCGGCATCAGCTGGTTAACTGTTATCGACATGACTGGGTTCGCTACCTTGTGGTGCTTGAAAGCACTACGAGAACTCCCTGCAAGATTAACCCCTGAAAAAGAGGAGACCGAAGACACTCGAGGGTTTTTGTCGGTTGTGGAGCGCTTTAGAGAAAAGCGCAGTAAAGAGCAGGCAGAAGATGAGTATCAACAAGATGAAGAGCATCTTGAAGTTATAAACGAACAAGTTGAACCCCACACTGAGTCCCGAATTGAACCGCAGTTGACACCATCTGAGCCGCTTAAAGAGCCAACCATACAGGCGCCTTGGGTTAGCGAAAATATAGATGAACTCGAAACAATTGATTTTGGTTCAAAAGAATCAACTGGCGCAGTCAATGCCAGTAAGCGTATTAAAGAAGATAAGGCCAAAATTGTAGACGGTATTGTTATTCTACCTGGACAAGAAGAGCAAGCACTGTCAGCTCCGATGGACCCGTTACCAAGTATCTCTTTACTCGATGTACCTAATCGCCAAAGTAATCCAATCAGCCAAGAAGAGTTAGAACAGGTCGGTAAGCTAGTAGAAGTTAAGCTTGCCGATTTTAACATTACTGCCAAAGTTGTTGGCGTATTTCCAGGTCCAGTCATTACTCGCTTTGAGCTAGAGTTAGCGCCGGGAGTCAAAGCATCAAAAATTACTAACTTATCGAAAGACTTAGCACGCTCATTACTTGCTGAGAATGTTCGAGTCGTTGAAGTTATCCCTGGTAAAGCTTACGTCGGCTTGGAGTTACCGAATAAATTCCGCGAAACCGTATTTATGCGTGACGTACTCGACTGCAAAGAGTTCAGAGATAACCCATCCCATTTGAGCATGGTTTTGGGCGCAGACATTGGTGGCAAACCCGTTATTGTCGATTTGGGTAAAATGCCGCATCTATTAGTTGCTGGTACAACAGGCTCTGGTAAGTCAGTCGGCGTGAACGTAATGATCACCAGCTTACTGTATAAATCAGGACCTGACGATGTACGGTTCATTATGATTGATCCGAAGATGTTGGAACTTTCAGTCTATGAAGGGATCCCACATCTTTTATGTGAAGTTGTTACCGATATGAAAGAAGCAGCCAACTCTCTGCGTTGGTGCGTCGGTGAAATGGAGCGCCGTTATAAACTTATGTCTGCATTAGGTGTTCGTAACTTGAAAGGCTATAACGCCAAAATCAAGCTGGCAAAAGAGGCTGGAGAGCCTATCTTTGACCCACTTTGGAAATCGTCAGACAGTATGGAACCTGAAGCTCCTGAGCTGGATAAGCTTCCTTCGATTGTGGTTGTAGTTGATGAGTTTGCTGACATGATGATGATAGTCGGTAAAAAAGTTGAAGAATTGATTGCCCGAATTGCACAAAAAGCACGAGCAGCTGGGATACATTTAATACTTGCAACACAAAGACCATCAGTCGATGTCATTACAGGCTTGATTAAAGCTAACATCCCGACTCGTATGGCATTCCAAGTATCATCTCGAATTGACTCTCGAACCATTCTTGATCAGCAGGGTGCGGAGACATTACTGGGTATGGGTGATATGCTTTATCTGCCTCCAGGTACCAGTGTTCCTAGCCGTGTTCACGGGGCATTTATTGACGATCATGAAGTCCATAAAGTTGTTGCTGATTGGCACGCTCGTGGTAAGCCTCAATATATTGACGATATTCTTCAAGGCTCCGCTGAAGGAGAGCAGGTTCTGCTTCCTGGTGAAGCGAGTGAGTCTGATGAAGATACCGATGCACTCTATGACGAAGCAGTTGCGTTTGTCACTCAAACTCGTCGAGGCTCAATTTCAAGCGTACAACGCAAATTTAAAATTGGATATAACCGAGCCGCTAGGATTATTGAACAGATGGAACTTCAAGGTGTGGTAAGTGCCCAAGGACATAACGGTAATCGAGAAGTATTAGCACCGCCACCGCCAAAAGTCTTTGATTAA
- the lrp gene encoding leucine-responsive transcriptional regulator Lrp has protein sequence MVNNKKSPIKDLDRIDRNILNELQIDGRISNVELSKRVGLSPTPCLERVKRLEKQGYIKGYTALVNPHYLGASLLVFVEITLNRDTAEVFDKFNNAVQLLDDIQECHLVSGDFDYLLKTRVSDMSAYRRLLGETLLKLPSVSDTRTYVVMEEVKQTNRVAINTISDM, from the coding sequence ATGGTTAATAATAAAAAGAGTCCTATAAAAGACTTAGATCGTATAGATCGAAATATACTCAACGAGTTACAAATTGATGGACGTATTTCGAATGTCGAGCTATCGAAGCGTGTAGGGCTGAGTCCCACTCCTTGTCTAGAAAGAGTTAAAAGGCTTGAAAAACAAGGGTATATCAAAGGATATACAGCATTAGTTAATCCCCACTATTTGGGTGCATCTTTACTCGTGTTTGTTGAAATTACACTAAATCGAGACACTGCAGAAGTTTTCGATAAGTTTAATAATGCCGTGCAACTACTTGATGATATACAAGAATGTCATTTAGTTTCAGGCGATTTTGACTACTTATTGAAAACTCGTGTTTCTGATATGTCTGCTTACAGACGTTTATTAGGGGAAACCTTACTAAAATTACCTTCAGTCTCTGACACGCGCACATATGTGGTGATGGAAGAGGTTAAGCAAACTAATCGTGTAGCTATCAATACTATCTCAGATATGTAG
- the ald gene encoding alanine dehydrogenase, with protein MIIGVPKEIKNHEYRVGMVPSSVRELTLRGHEVFIETNAGSGIGFSDKDYVNVGAKILETAAEVFAQSEMIVKVKEPQAVERAMLREDQLLFTYLHLAPDLPQTEDLVKSGSVCIAYETVTDDRGALPLLAPMSEVAGRMSIQAGAMALEKSMGGRGMLLGGVPGVEPAKVVIIGGGMVGTNAAQMAVGLGADVVILDRSIDALRRLNAQFDNKVKAIYSTADAIEKHVLEADLVIGGVLVPGAAAPKLVTKEHIAAMKPGSAIVDVAIDQGGCIETSHATTHQEPTYIVDEVVHYCVANMPGAVARTSTFALNNATLPYIIKLAQLGYREALLQDKHLLNGLNVMHGKITCAEVAEALNLEFVDPTILLK; from the coding sequence ATGATTATTGGCGTTCCAAAAGAAATCAAAAACCACGAATATCGTGTAGGCATGGTACCTTCTAGTGTTCGTGAACTGACCTTACGTGGTCATGAGGTTTTTATTGAGACAAATGCTGGCTCCGGCATTGGTTTTTCAGACAAAGATTACGTTAATGTTGGCGCTAAAATCCTAGAAACTGCAGCTGAAGTTTTTGCTCAGTCAGAGATGATTGTTAAAGTAAAAGAACCTCAAGCCGTTGAACGCGCTATGTTAAGAGAAGATCAACTTCTATTTACCTACCTACACTTAGCGCCAGACTTACCACAAACAGAAGACCTTGTTAAAAGTGGTTCTGTTTGTATTGCTTATGAAACTGTTACCGATGACCGCGGTGCTCTACCACTACTTGCGCCAATGTCAGAAGTCGCTGGTCGTATGTCAATTCAGGCCGGTGCTATGGCACTTGAGAAGTCAATGGGCGGACGCGGCATGCTACTAGGTGGCGTTCCGGGCGTTGAGCCAGCAAAAGTCGTCATTATCGGTGGCGGTATGGTTGGAACAAACGCAGCACAAATGGCTGTGGGTCTTGGAGCGGACGTAGTCATTCTTGATCGTAGTATTGATGCGCTTCGTCGTCTTAATGCTCAGTTCGACAATAAAGTTAAAGCTATCTACTCTACTGCTGATGCAATCGAAAAGCATGTGCTTGAAGCAGATCTTGTTATTGGTGGTGTATTGGTTCCAGGTGCTGCGGCACCTAAATTAGTTACCAAGGAACATATTGCTGCAATGAAGCCTGGTTCTGCAATCGTAGACGTTGCTATTGACCAAGGTGGCTGTATTGAAACGTCACACGCAACTACACACCAAGAGCCAACGTATATCGTAGACGAAGTGGTTCACTACTGTGTGGCAAACATGCCTGGCGCCGTAGCACGTACTTCTACATTTGCTTTGAACAATGCAACGTTGCCTTACATTATCAAACTCGCACAGCTAGGTTACCGCGAAGCATTACTGCAAGATAAGCACCTGCTAAACGGCTTGAACGTTATGCACGGGAAGATCACTTGCGCTGAAGTTGCTGAAGCACTAAACCTTGAGTTTGTTGACCCAACTATCTTGCTAAAATAA
- a CDS encoding response regulator transcription factor encodes MKNVLVVDDDLVLQSLLKSGLEAEGYVVSLASNGFEALEKLKCSSVDVIILDINMPTLDGIEMLKLRKDKTPVIVISSLDTEQDRVNVFELGADDFLSKPFSQRELLVRINAIKRRIALVRNESHLTDELAMDVLFDDSSYSVSISAKEVSFTQTEFKLFKYLFERKGNVVAKDELQLRVLQKELGQFDRNLDMHISNTRRKLAATQLPKSLINTVRGKGYSFAEQ; translated from the coding sequence ATGAAAAATGTACTAGTTGTTGATGATGATCTTGTTTTACAAAGCCTTTTAAAGAGTGGTTTAGAAGCTGAAGGCTACGTTGTATCGTTGGCCTCAAATGGCTTTGAAGCACTTGAAAAGTTGAAGTGCTCGTCAGTAGATGTCATCATTTTGGACATAAATATGCCGACTTTGGATGGCATTGAAATGCTCAAACTCCGTAAAGATAAAACGCCCGTTATTGTTATTTCATCATTAGATACAGAGCAAGATCGGGTTAATGTATTCGAATTGGGCGCCGATGACTTCCTGAGTAAACCGTTTAGTCAACGAGAGCTTCTAGTCAGAATAAATGCTATTAAGCGCAGAATTGCTTTAGTTAGAAATGAAAGCCATCTCACTGATGAGTTAGCGATGGATGTGTTATTTGATGATAGTAGTTACAGTGTCTCAATATCTGCCAAAGAAGTTTCCTTCACTCAAACCGAGTTTAAGCTATTTAAGTACCTATTTGAACGTAAGGGCAATGTAGTCGCTAAAGATGAACTACAACTCAGAGTATTGCAAAAAGAGTTAGGGCAATTTGACCGTAACCTCGATATGCATATTAGTAATACACGAAGGAAACTCGCAGCTACTCAGTTACCTAAATCTTTAATTAATACTGTAAGAGGCAAAGGCTACAGTTTTGCAGAACAGTAA
- a CDS encoding DUF885 domain-containing protein gives MKKAALTLAIALSITGLTACQSQTTIEASSVELTEQSLNFQAFSQQFIDDLWVESPTWALYSGFHKYDGVLKVPNEQARQASLNFVNKQSALLASFDKASLPASLLTDYRLIENLIGEMRWNIETFKSWQWNPASYNVAGGFAQIINEDFAPLDERLISILSRMQNVPAYYAAARENINNPTIEHTQLAIMQNEGAFSVFNNDLLDKVIASNLSNAQKALFVTRFNKVTIAINEHIDWLKTLETKLSREGARSFRIGEELYEQKFAFDIQAGMSGKALYKKALADKSRVQAEMSKITEKLWPTYFDTPMPTDSKVAIKQLIDKLSAKHVKRDDFVDEVRAQIPELVAFVNEKQLVTLDPNKPLVVRETPAYMRGYAGASISAPGPYEKSGNTYYNVTPLDGMSEESAESYLREYNHWILQVLNIHEAIPGHYTQLVYSNESPSLIKSLFGNGAMVEGWAVYTERMMLEEGYGNFEPEMWLMYYKWNLRVICNTILDYSIQVNGMTEEQALDLMMNEAFQQKAEAQGKWRRATLSQVQLTSYYSGYREIYDFREEYKALKGDKFDLKAFHEEFLSYGSAPVKYIRELMLAK, from the coding sequence ATGAAAAAAGCGGCACTTACACTTGCTATCGCATTATCAATTACTGGCTTAACAGCTTGTCAAAGCCAAACGACGATAGAAGCTAGCTCAGTCGAGTTAACTGAACAGAGTTTAAATTTTCAGGCGTTCAGTCAACAATTTATTGATGATTTATGGGTTGAATCACCAACCTGGGCTTTGTACAGCGGTTTCCATAAATATGATGGAGTACTTAAAGTCCCTAATGAGCAGGCTCGTCAAGCAAGCTTAAACTTTGTTAACAAGCAGTCGGCTTTATTAGCCAGTTTTGACAAAGCAAGCTTACCCGCGAGTTTGCTTACTGATTATCGCTTAATTGAAAACCTAATTGGCGAAATGCGCTGGAACATTGAGACATTTAAGTCATGGCAATGGAACCCGGCTAGCTACAATGTCGCCGGTGGATTTGCTCAAATTATTAATGAAGATTTCGCTCCACTTGATGAGCGTCTTATTTCAATATTGTCAAGAATGCAGAATGTCCCCGCTTATTATGCAGCAGCCAGAGAAAACATAAACAACCCAACTATTGAGCATACTCAACTTGCGATAATGCAAAATGAAGGTGCTTTTTCTGTATTTAATAATGATTTGTTAGACAAAGTCATCGCATCTAATTTATCAAATGCTCAAAAAGCCCTGTTTGTAACGCGCTTTAACAAAGTAACTATCGCTATCAATGAACATATAGATTGGTTAAAGACACTTGAAACCAAGCTAAGTAGGGAGGGGGCACGCAGCTTTAGGATTGGAGAAGAGCTGTATGAGCAAAAGTTTGCTTTTGACATACAAGCAGGGATGAGTGGAAAAGCGTTATACAAAAAGGCGCTTGCGGATAAAAGTCGCGTCCAAGCAGAAATGAGCAAAATAACTGAAAAGTTATGGCCAACTTATTTCGATACGCCCATGCCGACAGATAGCAAGGTTGCAATTAAACAACTTATCGATAAATTGTCAGCCAAGCATGTCAAACGTGATGATTTTGTCGATGAAGTAAGGGCTCAAATCCCCGAGTTAGTCGCTTTTGTTAATGAAAAGCAACTAGTCACACTTGATCCAAATAAACCTCTAGTTGTGCGTGAGACACCCGCATACATGCGCGGTTATGCTGGGGCGTCTATTAGTGCTCCAGGGCCTTATGAAAAGTCAGGCAATACTTATTATAACGTTACTCCACTAGATGGGATGAGTGAAGAGTCTGCAGAAAGTTACCTTAGAGAATACAACCATTGGATTTTACAAGTACTCAATATTCACGAAGCAATACCAGGCCATTACACTCAATTAGTCTATTCAAATGAATCTCCAAGTTTAATTAAAAGCCTATTTGGTAACGGTGCAATGGTGGAAGGTTGGGCTGTGTATACTGAGCGCATGATGTTGGAAGAGGGATATGGTAATTTCGAACCAGAAATGTGGCTGATGTATTACAAGTGGAATTTGCGCGTTATCTGTAACACTATTCTTGACTACAGTATTCAAGTAAATGGTATGACTGAAGAGCAAGCTCTGGACTTGATGATGAATGAAGCCTTCCAGCAAAAAGCAGAAGCCCAAGGTAAATGGCGTCGAGCAACGCTAAGCCAAGTACAACTAACCAGCTACTACTCTGGTTATCGTGAAATATATGATTTTAGAGAAGAGTATAAAGCGTTGAAAGGTGATAAATTCGACCTTAAAGCTTTCCATGAGGAGTTTTTGAGTTACGGTAGTGCTCCTGTAAAATATATTAGAGAACTCATGCTAGCAAAGTAG
- a CDS encoding RecQ family ATP-dependent DNA helicase, whose product MHNAHALLKQYFGFNAFREGQEQVVSNILNGLSAAAIFPTGSGKSLCYQLPATVLPHLTLVVSPLLALMQDQLAFLKTRGISAASIDSTQTPEEAASVLDGVSNGSIKVLMISVERLNNERFRRFIGGIEISLLVVDEAHCISEWGHNFRPDYLKLPSYQRELNISQVLLLTATATSKVIADMSSKFAIDDNSITLTGFYRPNLHLNAIGIEEASKQRYLTEWLQTRKLVSGIIYVTLQKSAESVASQLQRAGYSVMAYHAGMDSEQRKAIQTKFMSGEVPIIVATIAFGMGIDKSDIRFVVHYDLPKSIENYAQEIGRAGRDGSDSECLVLANKDNLNVLENFVYGDTPELSAICTVIEQIKEQTQQSDQWELMLNQLSSTSNIRPLSLKTLLVYLEMQGVIKAKYSYFAEYKYKLQTTLATLMSKFDPERQQFINAIIDTSAKAKIWYSADLKQLETFIPNSRGRAIKALDYLDQKQLIELQSKQLTQVYDVYQDKLQGQGLAESLFNQFTTKERSEIDRINFLVNFFGSSHCLSLQLAQYFSDPHAVAACGSCSVCLGHLTQLPEPKQLQELDTYDFDVISADAISKLKTNDSAVLLTRFLCGLTTPIFTKLKMRQTYGFAKFEHYRFKDVFNWVNKHKEK is encoded by the coding sequence ATGCATAATGCTCACGCATTACTTAAACAGTATTTCGGGTTTAACGCATTTAGAGAGGGGCAGGAGCAAGTCGTTAGTAATATACTTAACGGCTTAAGCGCGGCAGCAATTTTTCCTACAGGTTCAGGTAAATCACTTTGCTATCAATTACCAGCCACAGTGCTGCCTCACCTAACCTTAGTCGTGTCTCCGTTACTTGCGTTAATGCAAGATCAATTAGCGTTTTTAAAGACCCGTGGCATTTCTGCGGCCTCAATCGATTCTACTCAAACACCAGAGGAAGCAGCGTCGGTGCTTGACGGAGTATCGAATGGCAGTATAAAGGTGTTAATGATCTCTGTTGAGCGACTTAATAATGAGCGTTTCCGTCGTTTCATCGGTGGAATAGAAATATCATTATTAGTCGTCGATGAAGCGCATTGTATTTCAGAATGGGGGCATAATTTTAGGCCTGATTATTTGAAGCTTCCTAGTTATCAAAGAGAACTCAATATTTCGCAAGTATTATTACTTACAGCCACCGCGACCTCAAAAGTCATAGCGGATATGAGCAGTAAGTTTGCCATTGATGATAACTCTATCACTTTAACAGGGTTCTATAGGCCTAACCTGCATCTCAATGCGATAGGAATAGAGGAGGCCAGTAAGCAGCGGTACCTCACTGAATGGCTACAGACGAGGAAGCTAGTGAGCGGTATTATTTATGTTACGCTGCAAAAAAGCGCCGAATCGGTGGCAAGCCAGCTACAGCGCGCTGGATATAGCGTAATGGCCTACCACGCGGGAATGGATAGCGAACAGCGTAAAGCAATTCAAACTAAGTTCATGTCCGGTGAGGTACCAATTATTGTTGCTACTATCGCTTTTGGAATGGGGATAGATAAAAGTGATATTCGTTTTGTGGTGCATTATGACCTTCCTAAATCGATAGAAAACTATGCCCAGGAGATAGGAAGGGCTGGACGAGACGGCAGTGATTCTGAATGCTTAGTGTTAGCCAATAAAGATAACTTGAACGTGTTAGAGAATTTTGTCTATGGTGATACTCCAGAACTAAGCGCAATTTGCACTGTTATTGAACAGATTAAAGAACAAACTCAACAAAGTGACCAATGGGAGCTAATGTTGAATCAACTTTCTAGTACATCGAATATTAGGCCGTTGAGTTTGAAAACCCTGCTTGTTTATCTCGAAATGCAAGGCGTTATTAAAGCGAAATATAGTTATTTTGCCGAGTATAAGTACAAACTGCAAACTACTTTAGCAACGCTTATGAGCAAGTTTGACCCCGAAAGACAACAATTTATTAATGCCATTATTGATACTTCAGCAAAAGCAAAAATATGGTATAGCGCAGACCTTAAACAACTCGAAACATTTATTCCTAACAGCCGAGGTAGAGCGATTAAGGCGTTAGACTACTTGGACCAAAAACAGCTTATTGAATTACAGAGTAAACAACTCACCCAAGTATACGACGTCTACCAGGACAAATTGCAGGGACAAGGCTTAGCTGAAAGCCTCTTTAATCAATTCACGACTAAAGAGCGGAGCGAAATAGATCGAATTAATTTTCTAGTCAATTTTTTTGGCAGTAGCCATTGCCTAAGTCTCCAATTAGCGCAGTATTTTTCAGACCCTCATGCTGTTGCCGCTTGCGGCAGTTGCTCAGTTTGCCTAGGCCATCTCACTCAGTTACCAGAGCCCAAACAACTGCAAGAGCTAGATACTTATGATTTTGATGTGATCAGCGCTGATGCCATTTCAAAGCTTAAAACAAATGACTCTGCTGTTTTACTCACCCGGTTTTTATGTGGCCTAACTACGCCAATATTTACCAAACTTAAGATGAGGCAAACTTACGGCTTTGCCAAATTTGAACATTATCGTTTCAAAGATGTGTTTAATTGGGTAAACAAGCACAAAGAAAAGTAG
- a CDS encoding endonuclease/exonuclease/phosphatase family protein, protein MFRILRKLILFLLLIATLVALYVYQSTVIPQQDTLLSNESNSTDAVQCFTNKPIEPLDRHGKLDIAIWNIHKQKNSGWQNVLKKLTERTDLLLLQEASATDEFRSLIDEQSEDWVMAKAFLFANQPVGVMNLSKGYPSSVCSFRYKEPLIQYPKSLLISYYELSDDSELLVVNIHSINFALGLEEYRAQLNVVAEALKVHAGPIILAGDLNTWSDSRNEYVLTIANSAGLKEAVPSIDSRTRFFGKTPDHIYFRGLELVKAESIVTDSSDHNPLKAYFRLIKVIPQ, encoded by the coding sequence ATGTTTAGAATTCTCCGTAAACTGATATTGTTTTTGCTATTGATAGCAACATTGGTAGCCCTTTATGTGTACCAAAGTACAGTAATTCCGCAGCAAGATACATTGTTGTCAAACGAATCAAATAGTACTGACGCTGTTCAATGCTTCACCAACAAACCAATAGAGCCGCTTGATAGACACGGTAAACTGGATATTGCTATCTGGAATATTCATAAGCAAAAAAATAGCGGCTGGCAAAATGTGCTAAAAAAGCTAACCGAGAGAACAGATCTGTTACTGCTACAAGAAGCCAGTGCTACCGACGAATTTAGGTCATTGATAGATGAACAGTCTGAGGACTGGGTTATGGCAAAAGCCTTTCTATTTGCAAACCAACCTGTTGGAGTGATGAACCTTTCTAAAGGTTACCCCTCAAGCGTCTGTTCTTTTAGGTACAAAGAGCCATTGATTCAGTATCCTAAATCATTATTAATTTCCTATTATGAATTGTCAGACGATAGTGAGCTATTAGTGGTCAATATTCATAGTATTAATTTTGCTCTTGGTCTTGAAGAGTACCGTGCTCAATTGAATGTTGTGGCTGAAGCGCTGAAAGTGCATGCTGGGCCCATCATACTGGCGGGGGACCTGAATACTTGGAGTGATAGCCGTAATGAATATGTTTTAACTATCGCCAATAGCGCAGGATTAAAAGAGGCTGTACCTAGTATTGACTCTAGAACGCGTTTTTTCGGTAAAACTCCTGACCATATCTATTTCAGAGGATTAGAGCTTGTAAAAGCGGAGTCTATCGTTACTGATAGTTCAGATCACAATCCATTAAAAGCTTACTTTCGATTGATAAAAGTAATTCCTCAGTAA